The DNA window GGGTAGATAACAAAAGTTGGCAGTCTTTGATTAAAAGGCCGAAAGTGGACCTCATTGCTTAGTTGCTTCTCATAGCTTGTACTGAAACAAGACTGTCCGTCTCAATTTGAACATGTTGCCAATTATTGGTCTTCACCCAACTGAGAGCTTCTTTAATCACCATGGCTTCAATGACTTCAGCTGCATATCTTCCGCCATGGCAACTCGCCCATGCTGCAACAAGGTGACCAAGATGGTTTCGGGCAACAATTCTGAAACCATACTTATTGTCGCTATCAAAGAGTGTTGCATCTACATTAATCTTAATTGTGTTTTCAGCGGGTCTAGTCCATGACTCAGTGCCATCACCGATGCTTTCCTGACAAATTGATGATAACAAAATTTTATCCTGAGCTTTATTCGAGTGATCAAGAGCTACTTGTGCAGAAGTAAGCACGTCATTAACAGAGGAGTGTTTCTTTTTCCAAACAACCTTGTTCCTAGCCTTCCAGATTGCCCAGCTATACATGGCAATAAGACAAATCATATCAGCTTCAGCTTGCTTAAAGATGGTCTCCAACCAATTGCCGAAAGAACCGCCAGGATCAAAAACTACTGGAGTTGCACATTGGCTCCAGCAATCAAATGCAAACGGGCAAGAGATGAGGGCATGGCTGATGGTTTCAAGTTGTAGATTACAAACAGGGTAAGTGACTGAAATATCGACATGCTTGATCACTACTTGGACACAAGTTGGTAATGTACCTGTAACGGCTCTCCACAAAAAGTTTTTGACTTTCGGGGGAACCTTATTGCCATAGTTGCCGCCAGAAGTCTGAGTTTGCAACCATCTCTTCGGTGCGCTTTTGTTGTTGGAGCATGTTATAAGCACTTTTGACCGAGAACTCGCCCGTTCTTTCCCCCACCCAAGACCATGTATTAATGGAGACATTTGAGCTTAGTAGGATGCCCAAAATAATATTGGCATCTCAATTATTGAACATATCTCGTACAAGGTCATAGTCCCAAGAGCGGCTATGCACATGAAAAAGGGAGCTAACATGTTGGTTCATTAAACCAGGGTGTATTATTGAAAATATGGGTTATCCTGTACATGTAGCCACGGGTGGTTTAGTATGCTTACTGTGTCCCCTGATCCGATTATTCTTCTGACACCCGAACGGAGTAGAGATTGGGTAGTCGAAATACCTCTCCAAACAAAGCTTGGGTTACTTCCTAGCTCCGCTGACAAGAAATCAGAGTGGGGAAAGTATCTAGCTTTATAGACTTTTCAACAAGAGTATCTGGATTGCAAAGTAGACGCCAACCTTGTTTAGCGAGCATGGCAATGTTGAAATCATGCAAGTGCTGAAAACTCATGCCACCATCGTATTTATGAGCAGCCATACGATCCCAAGACCTCCAAATAATACCTTTCCCTTTACTAGAAGATCACCAAAACCGGGCCATAAGTTTTTCAATTTCATTACATGTACCAAGTGGAAGGAGGAAAACACTCATAGCATATGTGGGGAACGATTGAACAACAGTTTTCAAGAGAATTTCTTTGCCGGCACGAGAAAGAAGTTCTCCATCCCAACTATTAATTCTTACAATTACCTTAGTCTTTAGAAATCCTAGTACAACATTTTTGTTTCTCCCAATAACGTTTGGAAGACCGAGATAGAGGCTTCCTTCAAAGGCTTCAAGCATATGGAAATATCACAAATATGGACACGGGTTGTAGGACACGTATTAGGACTGAAGAACACATTAGACTTAGAAAAGTTCACCTTTTGTCTAGATGTAGTTTCAAATTAATTGAGTAAGTTTGAGACACTGCCGGCAGCACTAGTACTAGATTGACAAATCAAATAGCTATCTTCTCCGAAGAACATATGAGTGATAGGTCGTGCCCCATGAGCCACCTTGCATCCTTGTAAAATTCGTTGAGATTCAAACTTCTTGATAAGTGAAGAAAGACCTTCGGCACAAATGATGAAAAGATATGTCGAAAGAGGGTCACCCTGCCGAATACCTCTCGAAGGAATGATTGGACCCATAGTATGGCGTCCATGAATAATAGTATAACTGACCGAAAAGACACATGCTATAATTAGATTAATCCACCTCTCAGCGAAACCCATACGAGCCATAACGAGCCTAAGATAATCCCACTCCACACGGTCATAGGCCTTACTCATATCTAGCTTGAGAGCCATAAAACCTTTTTTGCCTTTAGTCTTCCTCTTAAGATAATGCACCACTTCAAACGCCACCATAACATTATCTGAAATGAGACGTCCAGGAATGAAAGCGCTTTGGGTGTCAGAAATAACAAGGTCTATAAGGCTTCTCATACGGTTAGCAAGAACTTTTGAAAGAACCTTATAAGTAACATTACAAAGAGCAATTGGTCGTAGATCACCCATGGAGGTTAAATTCTTCTTCTTAGGGATCAAAACCAGGTATGTTTCATTTAACTCCCGCAGAAAACAGTCGGTACCAGAGAAATCAGTAACAAGCTTAACCAAATCTACTCTCACAATGTCCcaatgtttttgaaaaaatcccgAACCCATACCATCAAGGCGAGGTGCTTTGTGTGGATGCATCTAGAATAGGGCAGTTTTAATTTCTTCTTCGGCAACTGGTT is part of the Cannabis sativa cultivar Pink pepper isolate KNU-18-1 chromosome 5, ASM2916894v1, whole genome shotgun sequence genome and encodes:
- the LOC115717560 gene encoding uncharacterized protein LOC115717560, which gives rise to MSPLIHGLGWGKERASSRSKVLITCSNNKSAPKRWLQTQTSGGNYGNKVPPKVKNFLWRAVTGTLPTCVQVVIKHVDISVTYPVCNLQLETISHALISCPFAFDCWSQCATPVVFDPGGSFGNWLETIFKQAEADMICLIAMYSWAIWKARNKVVWKKKHSSVNDVLTSAQVALDHSNKAQDKILLSSICQESIGDGTESWTRPAENTIKINVDATLFDSDNKYGFRIVARNHLGHLVAAWASCHGGRYAAEVIEAMVIKEALSWVKTNNWQHVQIETDSLVSVQAMRSN